In the genome of Montipora foliosa isolate CH-2021 chromosome 3, ASM3666993v2, whole genome shotgun sequence, one region contains:
- the LOC137996786 gene encoding heterogeneous nuclear ribonucleoprotein R-like translates to MEATQELSEEAQQLVNQGLSVKVAQRVSAIFATGSLLPTELDDRALDALREFNEDGALEVLDQFGSSDLSHVQNKSAFLCGVMKTYREKNRQKAQGHTPGTEAVSGPNEEKIKALLDRTGYTLDITTGQRKYGGPPPNWEGAAPGTGNEKVCCQVFVGKIPRDCFEDELIPVLEECGRIYDFRLMVDPLSGQNRGYGFCTYSVKDEAQDAMKKLDNKEIRPGRRLGVCLSVANNRLFVGSIPKTKTKQEIFDEFSSVTAGLSDVIVYMSSEDKSKNRGFAFLEYENHQAASLARRRLASGRVKVWNVHIVTVDWAEPQDEPDEETMSKVKVLYVRNVTPNVTEEKLQEKFSEFGAIERLKKVKDYAFIHYSERDDAMKALETMNNSELDGAILEVSLAKPQPPQKERRRGSGQGGYNSYGGSRGGPRGGSAGRGRGGGYGGYGRGYHDGYEQTYDDYYGGYSGGYDYGADSYYDDYYGGGGYGYERPPPPRGGGPRGGRGGAPRGGPMRGGGPSSRGGERGGRGGPRGGPSRGGRGGPPGRGGPRGGGVSPAKRKYGADSVQAPVEYPEPKRRFMGQNQGGGWGSQPIAQQPLYDNYGSQQSSQDWYTDSYSQQW, encoded by the exons ATGGAAGCGACACAAGAATTATCGGAAGAGGCACAGCAACTTGTAAACCAGGGCTTGAGCGTTAAGGTTGCTCAGCGAGTCAGCGCCATCTTCGCAACTGGTTCGCTTCTTCCCACCGAATTGGACGATAGAGCGTTGGATGCACTACGCGAATTCAACGAAGACGGAGCTCTTGAAGTCTTGGATCAATTCGGAAGCAGTGATCTTTCCCACGTGCAGAATAAGAGTGCTTTCCTCTGTGGTGTGATGAAGACCTACCGGGAGAAAAATCGGCAGAAAGCCCAAGGGCATACACCGGGAACGGAAGCAGTGAGTGGTCCGAATGAGGAGAAGATAAAAGCTTTGCTGGATCGAACCGGTTATACTTTAGACATCACCACGGGACAAAGGAAGTACGGAGGTCCGCCGCCCAACTGGGAAGGTGCTGCCCCTGGAACGGGAAATGAG AAAGTGTGTTGTCAAGTGTTTGTTGGCAAGATTCCCAGGGATTGCTTTGAAGATGAACTGATTCCCGTGCTAGAGGAGTGTGGAAGAATCTACGACTTCAGACTTATGGTGGATCCGCTGTCAGGTCAGAATCGTGGGTATGGCTTCTGCACATACTCCGTTAAAGATGAGGCACAGGATGCCATGAAGAAACTGGACAACAAGGAAATCAGGCCTGGTAGACGACTTGGGGTTTGCCTGTCTGTAGCAAACAACAGGCTGTTTGTTGGATCCATCCCAAAGACAAAGACGAAACAAGAGATCTTTGATGAGTTTAGCAGTGTTACAGCTGGACTTTCAGATGTTATTGTCTACATGTCATCCGAAGACAAGTCTAAAAATAGGGGTTTTGCTTTCCTAGAGTATGAAAATCACCAGGCTGCATCTCTAGCACGTCGAAGACTGGCCAGTGGAAGAGTTAAGGTTTGGAATGTTCACATCGTGACTGTTGACTGGGCTGAGCCACAGGATGAACCAGATGAGGAAACTATGTCGAAG GTCAAAGTCCTTTATGTCAGGAATGTCACCCCTAACGTCACAGAGGAAAAACTGCAAGAAAAGTTTTCCGAGTTTGGTGCAATTGAGCGGCTCAAGAAAGTCAAAGATTATGCATTTATTCACTACTCTGAACGTGATGATGCCATGAAAGCATTGGAGACTATGAACAATTCTGAGCTGGATGGAGCTATTCTAGAAGTGTCTCTTGCCAAGCCCCAACCACCACAGAAAGAAAGACGGCGTGGCAGTGGACAGGGAGGATATAATTCTTATGGTGGATCCCGGGGCGGTCCTCGTGGGGGCTCTGCTGGGCGTGGACGAGGTGGAGGTTACGGTGGCTATGGCCGTGGGTATCATGATGGCTATGAACAGACCTATGATGACTACTATGGTGGATATAGCGGTGGGTATGATTATGGTGCTGATAGCTACTACGATGATTATTATGGTGGTGGTGGATATGGCTATGAACGTCCCCCTCCTCCACGAGGTGGCGGCCCTCGGGGTGGGCGCGGTGGTGCACCACGTGGAGGTCCCATGCGTGGTGGTGGACCCTCGTCTAGAGGTGGTGAGCGAGGTGGTAGAGGAGGACCCCGTGGTGGCCCATCTCGTGGCGGAAGGGGAGGACCTCCAGGGCGTGGTGGACCAAGAGGAGGAGGTGTCTCCCCAGCAAAGAGGAAGTACGGTGCAGACTCTGTGCAAGCTCCAGTGGAATATCCAGAACCAAAGCGGAGATTTATGGGTCAGAACCAAGGAGGTGGATGGGGAAGCCAACCTATTGCCCAGCAACCGTTGTACGATAATTATGGCAGCCAACAGTCCAGCCAGGATTGGTACACCGATAGCTACAGCCAGCAGTGGTAG